The Sinorhizobium fredii USDA 257 region ATATGATCGCCTCTTGCCATGACGGCCCTCTCTCCCACGCCTCTTGGTAGGCATCGGCCAGAATATTGCTTTGGCGCGTCTCCCGCAGCGCCTCACAGAGCAACGAGGCCTGCAGTAGGTCCTTGTCGCGCTTCGCCCGCCCAAGCGCGTCTGTGAGTCGCCTGGACGCCACGATGAGCTTATGCACGGCATACCTTTCGGGCGCGGGGACGTTCACGCTCACGCCCTCCCTATGGAGCAGAACGGTCCTCACAGGCTCGTAGATCAGGAAATCCAAGAACCGGAGGTTTTCCGCCGACGCACCGCCGAGGGCTGGCATTGGCGACGGCTTGCCCGTGTATTCGTCCGATCCCCTGTTCCCCGTCAGGAATTCTACCCGATAGCCCCTGCCGTTCTGGAAGGCGACGACCTTCGCCTTGTCCGCTTGATGCGGGACCGCCCGGAACGCCGGATCGACCGATTGCAGGATTTCTAGAATGGGCGGCAGGCTGTCCCCGACCTCGGCCGAGATCGCGAAGTCCTGCGCGAAATCCGCATCGCCAGTCTGCATCGCCGTCGAAGGCAGCCGAACGCCGAGCAGGCCCGCATAGCAGCTAAAAGCCACCGACCCGATCAGCACGGCCCGTGGCCGGAACAGTCCGGCATCCGCAAGGGCTTTCGTGATGTCGCCCACGAAGGCATCGGGTCCCGACAGGCCGGCGGTTCGAAGGAGAGTGCTGACCATGCGCCGACGCTCGCGGAGCTCGTCTTTGATCTTCTTGTGAGCATTCACCCGCGCCGTGATTTCCGCGTCGCTGTGCGGGCCTACATAGCGCCGCTTGTCACCGTGGGGAGTAGGTAGATCGAAATACCAGTAGTTTTTCCCTTTGACGGGAACCGTTACAAACCGCCCCTCGAGCGGGAAATCCGCTTGGAACTGCGCATCGAGCGAGCGCTGCACCAGCTCGGCGAACATGGTCCGATATACCAGGTCGATCTGTCTCATTGGTTGCGATCCTTCGCAGCGGCTTTCGAGAGTGCCGAGGCCTCTTCCATGGTTTCGATTTCGTTAGACTGGACGGCGGGCCAGCCAAACCATCTTTAGGCAGCCAGGTCGGCCATCGCCTTCTCGAGTGCCGACCTCGCCCGAATCATTTTCGACGGACGACCGAGAAGCCGTTTGATTGCCTTCCACACCACGGGGCACCCTCGTTATAATGTTTCCGCAAAGACATCATAACTCCCTTTACGTCCCGAGTTATAACGTTTCAGCATAAACATTATAACTCCCATGCCCCATGTCAAGCTCGTCAGCCCAATCGCCTTGCAAACGCGGGCTTTCTTTGCCGTTGTTACACTTTGAATCAACGCCGTCCTGCCCCGTTAAGAACTGGATAGTCCCGGTTTTCGCGCGCTGGTCGAAAGGGTAGCCAAGCCTAGATCATCCAGTTCCCAGTGAACCCGACATCGTGACCCTGCCAATGCGGGAGCGTCACTTCGAAATCGTAGCAGGCGAGAACACCCGGAAACGCCGTCATCCCTGCGGGTTGGGGCAAACTGGTTCCGCAAGATGGCTCCGCCAGTTCATTTGATCGCTGGCGCTCGAATCATCGTCAAAGACGACGGAGAGTATGAGGCCGTGCCGTCGATCACGCGAGCCACCCAAGGTCGGATGCCCGGATCACCACCGGGATCGTCTCCGCCGAAGGGCGAGACATCGGGGCCGGCCCCCTATGACCACTTCATTCAGATCGATGCGCCGATCAATCGCGGCAATTCCGGCGGCACGGCCTTCGATGTCAACGGCGATGTGATCGGCGTCAACACGGCGATCTTCTCGCCGTCCGGCGGCAGTCGGCATCGGCTTCGATATCCCGGCCCACACGGCGAAAGCCGTCAACGCCGAGCTGAAGGACAGGGGCCATGTGACGCGTGGCTGGCTAGGCATCAAGGAACAGCAGGTCACTGCAGACATTGCCGAGGGCCTCGGCTTGAAGGAAGCCAAGGGCGCCCTAGTCGACGAAACGGACCCTGCCGCCCCGGCCGGCAAGGCCGATCTCCGCTCCGGCGACGTCATCACGGCGGTCGATGGGGCAACAATCAACGATCCGCGTGAACTGGCCGAAGGTCGGTGCGATGGCACCCGGCACCTCTGTGACGGTGAGCATTCTTCGCAATGGCGAGCCAAAGGACCTTGCTCTAAAGCTCGCAACGATGCCGGAGGAACGACCCGCGCCGGTCGAAGCGGCAAGCAGCGGCAGCGCTGCGCCAGCCAGCGAGCAGGATCTCGGGCTTCTGCTGGCGCCGGCGAGCGAGGTGGCCGGCCCCGGCGAGAAAGGCATGGTCGTCGTCGCCATCGATCCTAAAGGGCGGCGGCGCAGCATGACCCTCGAAGCGGGCGACATCATTCTCGACGTCGGCGGCAAGGCGGTCTCGAAAGCCAAGGACTTCCGCCGCGATCTCGCGTCGCTTCGTAAGGAAGGCAGAGTGGCCGCGCTGCTTCGCATCCAGTCGGGCGGTGCGTCGCGCTTCGTCGCTCTGCCGCTCGGACAGGCATAGTGGAGCGCGTGGGACGAGCTTGTCAGGAATCCATGCGAGAGGCGGGCTTGGCCTCTCGCGTCCCGCGCTTGGAGCAGGGATGTGGCTCCAGTACCACTCGATCAAAAATGCGCGCCGACAATGTGCTGGATCAGGCTAGCTGATCAAAGTGCCCCAGTTCGAGTCCCATTGAACATCTTCCACAAGCTCCACGTAAATCGGCGCTTCCCCCCTGCTATGTGCTTCGGCCAGACGAAAAGCGGCTTCCGGCTCCATTTCCTCGCCGGGGAAGATGACGTCGTCTTTGGACGGGTCGACGACCTGTCGTACATAGCCTCTCACTTCGTCGCCGTAGCGATAGAGCTTGACGATGATCGCGCCCGCCACCGGCTCGTCCGGCAACTGTTGGATCAGCATGGGCATCTCTCCATGTGCAGAGGTTCGAACCTCCCACGGCCGCTCAGTTTCCGGCAGACATAGACCGAGTTCTATAGCGAGCTAAGCCATTCCGGCCGGGTCACCGATCGGCAAAAGGGTCGGATCCGTTGGATCCTTGCTATCCTCCGGCTTTTTGATGGGCGGTTCGGCAGGCTTTTCCAGGCCGCGGTCCGGCCTGCCAGGAATGCCCTGTGGTTCCCTTGGAGTCTCGGCTGGGGTGGGAATAGGATCTTGCTTCGGCATGGCGTTCTCCTTTTGAAGGTCAACGACCATGGAAGGCGATGGTTCCTGGCTCATGTTTGCTTCATCGAAGACCCGGAAGCCGCGAAAACCGTCTACCAGCTCTCCAGGCCCTTTTCTTCCCGGGCCTCGTTCGTCATTGGCGGCGTTCATCAGGTCGTCTGCCGACCATCCTTCCTCCTCATTGCCTGTGCTATGGCGGCGTCTGCCGCTTTACGATGCTCAAGAACGAACATTTCCACCTGGTCTCAGCGCGACGAGCGGATGATCTGAACGCCCAGGTTCGCCTCCACCCTATCGCTAATCCGCTGCAGAAACGCGTCCTGCCGCAGCCGAGTGTGAACACAGGTGAGCGCTGAATTGTCGCAGTGAAAAGAACCTGACACTCTGCACGTGATGCTTGCACTCGCGAACAGAGCGCGCAAAGTATTCATCGCCTGTGAAGTCGAACGCTCGGGCGCAAAGCCTCTCTTGCCGGACCGGCGAGGGGGGCTTTTTCAGTTTGTCGCTAGTCACGCGCAAACGAATATCGCGGGACCATCCCCCTTGCCGCTTGTCGCGGCCTCATCTTAGCAAGTTGACTTACGCTTTGCATGCTCAGCTCGCGCCTGGCAAGGCAACTGGAACGTGCCGCGCCAAATGCCGACGCCGTGTGACCGTGCTTCTTCCTGTGCGCCTACATATACCCCTCTGCTATACTTCTCCCAATCCACGGCATTGCCGCTTTCGACAAGCCAGCGATTGACTTCGTGACCGTCGGCACGGAAGCAGACGCTGACGAACCGTCCGTATCGGTCGCGCTCGACGACCTCGCAGCGGATAGGGCGGGAAGCTGCCAGGAACCTGTCGAGTGCGAGTGCGGCTTCGTTGCCGCAGCGATAGGTGCCGCCGTCGCCATCCCCGCATTTTTGCCAGCTCTCCGGCGCGTCGACGCCGTGTAGACGGATGCGCTCGCCTCTGATCTCGATAGTGTCACCGTCGATTACTGTCGCTCGCCCGGCAATCGTTTCGGCGCCGCCAGCAGCCGCGGAAATTGCGAGAAGCAAGATCGGGGCAGCAGTCAGAAAGCGGCGAAGCATCATTGAGTCGTCCAGTTCAAAAAATCTTGCTGGAGTGGGCACATAGGAAGGCTGACGTCAAGAACGTCCGCCTCATCGGCCGATCCTGCCAATCTTGATGACGTTCCCGCCCTTATTCCCGCAGTCCGTGCAGTGCAGGTATCGCGCGAGGGAGAGAATCGGACGCTTCGCCCCGAACCGGCGCGCCAGCGCGCGCCGATCGATCCGGTTCTCGCGGCCGCATCTGCGGCAACTGCAGAACAGGTCATACCATTCCGGAAGGTTTGCGAAGGTGATCTCGTCGGGAGAGCCGGCCGGCGCCGCACCGTCGGCCGGTTCCATCGGGAGAACTTGTTATCCCGATCGGGCAGGGTATCTTGGTAGACCAGCCGACAACGGTCGTAGAACTTGTTGCCCGTTTTCACGCAACCGATGGCGATGGCCAATTCCGTCAACAAAGCGGGCATAGTGCGATCCCCGATCCGCTTTAGCATGGCCCTTGCGTCGTAGCGCCTCTTTACCCCGCATTCGCATTCGATCCGGATCTTGCGGTCGACAAGTTCGGACAGCCACCAGGCACCAGCTCTAGGCATTGCGCGGCTTCCATTCCGGACGGTGCTCGAGGCAGAACCAGTTCGGCTCCGCCTTGCCAACTGCGAAGCCGAAGGCACCCCATTTCTTGCAGTCGGGATGCTTGCAATAGTGCACGTAAAGCGTCGTATCGTGTTTGGCCGCGCCTTGCTCGTCGCTCACGTCGTCACCTCATCCTGGCGCTCTGGGCAGGGCGACCAGCCGCGAGTGAAGCCAAGACCCATCGCAATCTGAGCCAATGCTAGTTGCTCGCGCAGATGCTTGCAGTCGGCGAGCAGTGTGCGGATTGTCGCTTCCGCGTCTCCGCTATGCCAGGCAAGTGCTGATGCGACTTCATCCATCCACGCATCGAATTCCTCGACGTCGGAAGTTTGCCTTTCAGTAGGCATGACAACTCCTTCTCCGCGCACGCACGGAGTCCTATACCCCTCAGTTTCAGATTGGCGGCCGCAACGCCGATGAATGTTCCTATTATGTTCCGGTGGCGCTGAGAGTCAATCCGGCCCTTAGCCGTTGATTACTCCAATTGTGCAGCTTTTGCTAACTTGTGCCCTCTTCTACCATCGTCAGGCGAAATGCGGGAGGTGGCATGATTTATCGACAAGGCGACCGAAAGCAGCAACAGCGTTCTGCGCTTTTTGAAGCGCCGGGATTATTGGCCGCGGCGCTCGCGGTCGGCGCAGCCGGCGGCATCACCGTCAGCGACCTCCATGGTTTGTGGAACGGCTCAGGTGGCGGATCCTGCAACATCAAGGGTAATGTCAGCATCACGGGAGAGAGAATTTTCCACGTGCCCGGGCAGGAGTATTACTCGCAAACTCGGATAAGTCCGGCATATGGGGAACGTTGGTTCTGTTCCGAACTTGACGCGTGGGCCGCAGGTTGGCGGAAATCGTTTCGCTGACGCTTTTGCGGCGCCGCCCGCTTTAATCTGCGATGGCCAGATCTTCATCAAAAAAGCCGCCCGACACGCCTCAGCCAGACCCCATGCCTGCCCGCGTCGATCCCTGCGTCGCTATGCTCGTCGACAAGCCGCTAAAAGGGCCGGAATGGGCCTTCGAGGTGAAATGGGATGGCGTCGGTTGGCGCTTCATATCGAACCTGACAGAATCCGCATCATCACACGGGGTGGGTACGACTGGACGAACCGTTTTCCGTCAATCGTCGCCGAGGCGCGGCGGCTCCGGCTCACGGCCGCCATACTTGATGGCGAGGCGGTCATTCTCGACAAGCAGGGCCGATCCGATTTCGGCATGCTGCAGCGCGTCCTCGGCCGCCGTTCCTCCGCGCATGAGCCCGGCGAAATCATCCTCTTTGCCTTTGATCTCCTCTATCTCAATGGCCGCGACCTGCGCCGACTGCCGCAGCGGGAGCGCCGACGCAAGTTGGAGCCACTTGTTGCAGGCCGTGAGGGCGCCATTCGCTTGTCTGAACAGGTTGAGACAGACGGCGACGAGTTTCTCCGCGTCGTCTGCGAACTCGGCCTCGAAGGTGTTATCGCGAAGCACCGCGAGCGGCCGTATCGCTCAGGTCGAAACGATGCGTGGCGCAAGATCACCTGCACCCGCCGCGACAGTTTCGTCATCGTCGGCTTCGAGCCATCGACCGTTACCGGCGCAATCGGGCGTCTGCTGTTAGCGGCGCATAGAGGCGGCGAACTCGTCTACGTCGGAGGCTGCGGAACCGGCTGGACGCGTGAAGAGTCGGTGAAGCTTCGGGAGTTGCTAGAGGAGATCGAGACGGATTCGCCGGCGGTGAACCTGAAGCGGAAGGGCTCGGTCTTCACGGAGCCTTTCCTCGTCGCGGAAATCGCGTATCGCGCCTGGACGGAAGACGGCAAGCTGCGGCATCCGTCGTTCCAGGGGATCAGGGAGAGGGAGGATGATGCAATGGTGTTTGAGTTGAGTAACGGCAAATCGGCTTAGCGGTTCACGCGTGCCGCGAAGGAAGCAGACCAGCAGGAGAGATCGGCGGCGAGGTGCCGTTAGCGGCAGATATGTATTTCGGGGACCGTGGGGTCCCACTTTATGGGGCTGCGGCAGTGGATGCATCTCGTGAATGCCTTGGGTAGCTTTAACCAAGAACGACGCCACGCTGCGTTTCTTTCCTCTCGCACGTTAATGGCATCATCGCGGCGCTTCATCTCTGCCGCTCGTTCCTCGTCAGTAACGCCGCTCACTGCCATCCTCCGCCCCTAATCAGTACAACCAAGAGGCTTCAGCGTCGCACAGCGCAAGTTGCAGTCAAGGATTAGGGGCACCGCCCAAAGGGGCTACTGAAGCCCCGTGTAGCCTCTTTTCGTCGTCTATGGCTCGATCGATCGCCTCGATGCTCATCTGAAATTCAATCACGCCCTTTGCAGTTGCCACGATCTCCCCTGGCTCTTGATTACTGGCAACAGCGCGTCGACGCTCAACCAATTCCTGACGCAATTGGCG contains the following coding sequences:
- a CDS encoding PDZ domain-containing protein, with the translated sequence MGQQSTIRVNWPKVGAMAPGTSVTVSILRNGEPKDLALKLATMPEERPAPVEAASSGSAAPASEQDLGLLLAPASEVAGPGEKGMVVVAIDPKGRRRSMTLEAGDIILDVGGKAVSKAKDFRRDLASLRKEGRVAALLRIQSGGASRFVALPLGQA
- a CDS encoding thermonuclease family protein: MMLRRFLTAAPILLLAISAAAGGAETIAGRATVIDGDTIEIRGERIRLHGVDAPESWQKCGDGDGGTYRCGNEAALALDRFLAASRPIRCEVVERDRYGRFVSVCFRADGHEVNRWLVESGNAVDWEKYSRGVYVGAQEEARSHGVGIWRGTFQLPCQARAEHAKRKSTC
- a CDS encoding nucleotidyltransferase family protein — encoded protein: MRQIDLVYRTMFAELVQRSLDAQFQADFPLEGRFVTVPVKGKNYWYFDLPTPHGDKRRYVGPHSDAEITARVNAHKKIKDELRERRRMVSTLLRTAGLSGPDAFVGDITKALADAGLFRPRAVLIGSVAFSCYAGLLGVRLPSTAMQTGDADFAQDFAISAEVGDSLPPILEILQSVDPAFRAVPHQADKAKVVAFQNGRGYRVEFLTGNRGSDEYTGKPSPMPALGGASAENLRFLDFLIYEPVRTVLLHREGVSVNVPAPERYAVHKLIVASRRLTDALGRAKRDKDLLQASLLCEALRETRQSNILADAYQEAWERGPSWQEAIISGLAMMPDNGKGALAAAMGISMDELGKG
- a CDS encoding sunset domain-containing protein; the protein is MIYRQGDRKQQQRSALFEAPGLLAAALAVGAAGGITVSDLHGLWNGSGGGSCNIKGNVSITGERIFHVPGQEYYSQTRISPAYGERWFCSELDAWAAGWRKSFR